A window from Malassezia restricta chromosome I, complete sequence encodes these proteins:
- a CDS encoding U1 snRNP splicing complex subunit Luc7, which produces MGRKAELQRIALERLMGPEVMGTVDKDVHFTDPKVCRNFLCGTCPHDLFSNTKMDLGPCPKSHLPRYKELYDAAVERGETFPVIVGDFQRNIQMFVGDIDRKIAANRRRLEQTPEEMERYNSMMRDINEVEEAITAATNEMESLGEQGRVEESLKELEKVEALKMERSDKEKELQTLQENSGASGHQKLRVCDICGAYLSILDSDRRLADHFSGKMHMGYQRLRDLFRDMQSERRSTEQNPLRDRYRSRSPPTR; this is translated from the exons ATGGGGCGCAAAGCAGAACTGCAGCGCATAGCGCTAGAGCGCTTGATGGGTCCTGAAG TGATGGGAACAGTGGATAAGGATGTGCACTTCACGGACCCAAAGGTTTGCCGCAACTTTTTGTGCGGTACGTGTCCACACGACCTATTCAGTAATACG AAAATGGATCTGGGTCCATGTCCAAAGTCGCATTTACCCCGATATAAGGAGCTGTACGACGCTGCAGTTGAACGTGGTGAAACATTTCCCGTTATTGTGGGCGACTTCCAGCGCAATATACAAATGTTTGTTGGCGATATCGACCGCAAAATTGCTGCGAATCGACGGCGGCTTGAGCAAACTCCTGAAGAAATGGAGCGATATAACTCTATGATGCGTGATATTAACGAAGTAGAAGAGGCCATTACTGCAGCCACAAATGAAATGGAGTCCTTGGGTGAGCAGGGTCGTGTGGAAGAGTCGCTAAAGGAGCTTGAAAAGGTTGAAGCACTGAAAATGGAGCGCTCAGATAAGGAAAAAGAGCTTCAGACGTTACAAGAAAATAGTGGCGCAAGTGGCCACCAAAAGTTGCGCGTATGTGATATATGCGGTGCCTACCTCAGTATATTGGATTCAGACCGCAGATTGGCGGACCACTTTAGTGGCAAAATGCATATGGGATACCAGCGCCTCCGCGATCTCTTCCGTGATATGCAGAGTGAACGCCGATCAACGGAGCAAAATCCGCTGCGTGATCGATATCGAAGTCGGTCGCCCCCCACACGGTGA
- a CDS encoding dTMP kinase produces the protein MAEFRIVIPFPGGNQVESDKGHGYHGILRLVNVQEDTPLPAPGARQGRPLAVFNHGLLADKNALFFQSLASELPIDSFRWDACGEGQTPGDWRYSKYNECAEDLFHVVDYLHRRFGYFTDLMINHSKGCAVSAVYISRYCNPGPLYKHRSPSRVIFACGSVDMSLQRRKDAEFQPFFDSYGYVPMRANVGDLIIERRIHPEDHASMRSFPAHIHYANIPPHVQCFIAHGSNDEDVSVENLGILSNILMSQVGRPAGSVVTQIYEKADHNLSHGAMDKFMDQVRSWLKKSEPPVLLSESIPIKNALNGKRGAFIVVEGLDRSGKSTQVARLVETLEARHVKFPERTTSIGMMINSYLTNRCDINDQAVHLLFSANRWEMLSSILQTLQRGQHVVCDRYAFSGMAYSHAKGLDLSWCISPDVGMPLPDITLFLDLDETTATKRAAYGEERYEKKAFQSLVREAFQNIALLMERSGARWERIDASGSPDEVWQAVHTRVQNAIADAQTSEHLRSLHFCFAALGMGMLHQIKTTATF, from the coding sequence ATGGCAGAGTTTCGCATTGTTATACCTTTTCCTGGGGGAAATCAGGTCGAATCTGATAAAGGTCACGGATATCATGGCATATTAAGGCTGGTAAACGTGCAAGAAGATACGCCCTTGCCAGCGCCGGGTGCGCGACAGGGTCGTCCCCTGGCTGTGTTCAATCACGGGCTTTTGGCCGACAAGAATGCTCTGTTCTTTCAATCATTAGCTTCAGAACTACCGATCGACTCTTTCAGGTGGGACGCATGTGGTGAAGGTCAAACTCCTGGAGACTGGAGGTACAGCAAATATAATGAATGTGCCGAGGACCTATTTCACGTCGTTGACTACTTGCACAGGCGTTTCGGCTATTTCACCGACTTGATGATCAACCATTCGAAAGGCTGCGCTGTATCAGCAGTCTACATATCTCGCTACTGTAATCCAGGTCCCTTGTACAAGCATCGCTCACCCTCACGTGTCATTTTTGCTTGTGGTAGCGTCGACATGTCGCTTCAGCGGCGCAAAGACGCCGAGTTTCAACCCTTTTTCGACTCATATGGATACGTTCCCATGAGAGCAAATGTTGGTGACTTGATAATTGAGCGCAGAATCCACCCCGAAGATCACGCCTCTATGCGTTCTTTTCCTGCCCACATCCATTATGCGAATATTCCCCCTCACGTACAGTGTTTTATCGCGCATGGTTCTAATGATGAAGACGTCTCTGTCGAGAATCTTGGAATTTTGTCCAACATTTTAATGTCTCAGGTTGGAAGGCCGGCTGGTTCTGTGGTCACGCAGATCTATGAAAAGGCTGACCACAATCTCAGCCATGGTGCTATGGACAAATTCATGGATCAAGTGCGTTCCTGGTTGAAGAAATCTGAGCCTCCCGTTTTGCTCTCTGAAAGTATCCCTATTAAAAATGCTTTAAACGGAAAGCGCGGTGCTTTTATCGTAGTAGAAGGCCTCGATCGGTCGGGAAAATCGACCCAAGTTGCCCGCCTTGTCGAAACACTCGAGGCACGTCACGTCAAATTTCCGGAGCGAACCACCTCCATCGGCATGATGATCAATTCGTATCTTACAAATAGATGCGACATTAATGATCAAGCTGTACACCTTCTGTTTTCTGCCAACCGATGGGAGATGCTTTCGTCTATTTTACAGACACTGCAAAGGGGTCAGCACGTCGTGTGCGATCGTTATGCATTTTCGGGTATGGCATATTCGCATGCAAAAGGCCTTGATCTTTCATGGTGTATCTCGCCGGATGTAGGAATGCCGTTACCTGATATTACACTATTTCTGGATCTCGATGAAACCACAGCTACAAAACGAGCAGCATATGGCGAGGAGCGGTACGAGAAGAAAGCATTTCAGAGTCTTGTACGTGAAGCGTTCCAAAATATCGCCTTACTGATGGAAcggagcggcgcacgtTGGGAACGCATTGACGCCAGTGGCTCACCCGATGAAGTATGGCAAGCAGTGCATACTCGGGTGCAGAATGCCATAGCAGATGCACAGACATCGGAGCATCTCCGTTCGCTACATTTCTGCTTTGCTGCTTTGGGAATGGGTATGTTGCACCAAATCAAGACCACAGCCACGTTTTGA
- a CDS encoding cleavage stimulation factor subunit 2, with protein MSKRGGSNVVFVGNIPYDISEEQLIKVFSEVGRVVDFRLVSDREQGKFKGYGFCEYEDAETAASAVRNLNDVEVGGRPLRLDYADADPMQDNGRGRTPNVQPTLPEGVPIPLGVSATDVITQTIASLPPNQLMDILTQMKALTTHAPEQARHLLVTNPQLAYAIFHAMLMMNVVDPVVVQTVVSETAPAAGMPPASMHMEPVMTPVPPPQPHPPQGYPPMSAQPMPAAPPLQAPQLDEQQRMLLHQVLQLTPEQIQALPPDQRAGILQLKAQFGQ; from the coding sequence ATGTCCAAGCGCGGCGGATCTAATGTTGTATTCGTAGGAAATATACCTTACGACATTTCCGAGGAGCAGCTTATAAAAGTGTTTTCAGAGGTAGGACGTGTCGTGGACTTTCGCCTCGTCAGCGATCGCGAACAAGGCAAGTTCAAAGGATACGGTTTTTGTGAATACGAGGATGCCGAAACGGCTGCGTCAGCTGTGCGTAATTTGAACGACGTCGAAGTCGGCGGACGACCGCTGCGACTTGACTATGCTGATGCAGATCCCATGCAAGACAATGGTCGTGGACGAACTCCGAATGTCCAGCCAACACTGCCGGAGGGCGTTCCTATTCCACTCGGTGTTTCAGCTACAGACGTGATTACCCAGACGATTGCCTCATTACCTCCTAATCAACTGATGGATATTCTCACGCAAATGAAGGCCCTTACTACGCATGCGCCTGAACAAGCACGTCATCTCCTCGTCACGAATCCACAGCTTGCCTATGCTATTTTTCATGCTATGTTGATGATGAATGTTGTGGATCCTGTTGTCGTACAGACTGTCGTGAGTGAGACTGCCCCAGCTGCTGGAATGCCGCCGGCATCTATGCACATGGAGCCTGTCATGACCCCTGTTCCCCCGCCACAGCCTCATCCACCTCAGGGATACCCCCCGATGTCAGCACAACCTATGCCAGCAGCACCTCCGTTGCAGGCACCACAACTCGATGAGCAACAACGTATGCTGCTTCATCAAGTCCTGCAGCTAACTCCCGAGCAAATCCAAGCACTCCCGCCTGATCAACGCGCAGGTATTTTGCAACTCAAGGCGCAGTTCGGACAGTGA